In one window of Streptomyces sp. NBC_00193 DNA:
- a CDS encoding carbohydrate ABC transporter permease, whose protein sequence is MEAETGLRHRSWWTPYLFLAPGLIMVTMFSLWPFVNTVILSFTDAQILRGGGFVGFDNYTRAFADTDFWVATGNSVLYLVVVVPCLVFLPLALAVLVQTKVPGIGFFRSAFYTPVIASAVVVGLIWQWVLRSDGLVNTLFQKLSIISEPIPFLTDSTMLLVSAMIVTVWKGLGYYMVFYLAALGNVSTSLYEAAALDGAGPVRRFFSITVPQVKPMMLLVGTLSAISALRVFTEIYILGGESGGPGGGARTLPFLIRQVGLGFSGETGYAAAISILLFLLTLVFSLLGRRLSKGDES, encoded by the coding sequence ATGGAAGCCGAGACCGGGCTGCGCCACCGCTCGTGGTGGACCCCGTACCTCTTCCTCGCCCCGGGCCTGATCATGGTGACGATGTTCAGCCTCTGGCCGTTCGTCAACACCGTGATCCTCTCCTTCACCGACGCGCAGATCCTGCGCGGCGGCGGGTTCGTCGGCTTCGACAACTACACCCGCGCCTTCGCCGATACCGACTTCTGGGTCGCCACCGGCAACAGCGTGCTGTACCTCGTGGTCGTCGTCCCGTGCCTGGTGTTCCTGCCGCTGGCCCTCGCCGTCCTCGTGCAGACGAAGGTCCCCGGCATCGGCTTCTTCCGCTCGGCCTTCTACACCCCGGTGATCGCCTCGGCGGTGGTCGTCGGCCTCATCTGGCAGTGGGTGCTGCGCAGCGACGGTCTGGTCAACACGCTGTTCCAGAAGCTGAGCATCATCTCCGAGCCGATCCCGTTCCTGACCGACAGCACCATGCTGCTGGTCTCCGCGATGATCGTGACCGTGTGGAAGGGCCTCGGCTACTACATGGTCTTCTACCTCGCGGCCCTCGGAAACGTCTCCACCTCGCTCTACGAGGCCGCCGCGCTCGACGGTGCGGGCCCCGTCCGCCGCTTCTTCAGCATCACCGTCCCCCAGGTGAAGCCGATGATGCTGCTGGTCGGCACCCTCTCCGCGATCTCCGCGCTCCGCGTCTTCACCGAGATCTACATCCTGGGCGGCGAGAGCGGCGGTCCCGGCGGCGGCGCCCGTACCCTGCCCTTCCTCATCCGGCAGGTCGGCCTCGGATTCTCCGGCGAGACCGGCTACGCGGCCGCCATCTCCATCCTGTTGTTCCTCCTGACGCTGGTC
- a CDS encoding sugar ABC transporter substrate-binding protein, with product MTRKNVTRIALTTLVAGTFFLTSACGMSGGAGEVKEGERTGKVAGRITFRTLQLKPMFTAYVQGVIDAFEKQYPDAKVKWEDVPGDGYNEKIVADAQAGALPDVVNLSTDSFQLLGDRGMLADVAKLDPEVAKDYVPGAWEQFKLPGKGDSVFAYPWYVTPEILTYNKDLFEKAGLDPAKPPTSVEQFFDYAEQIAATSGGKYSAFMADPKGRLPGDWQKMGIPILNGKQDRFTFDTDKAVAWVERMKDLYAKGAMPKESLLKQDDINQLYGGGKIVFGPGSPGFVKDIKQNAPQIYANTQVANAVTGQLGHIGIYAQSLGIKKDTRHMDAATEFAKWLTNGPNQVQFSKQATIYPSNAIGLADPFFADRGDGKDAETVARAVGAEQLKTAGLDANTPVQWTNQVGDAVVREMQKAIKGEQDAKTAVKKAQEEANKLLAKTAQQ from the coding sequence ATGACCCGTAAGAACGTGACCCGTATAGCCCTCACCACGCTCGTGGCCGGCACCTTCTTCTTGACCTCCGCGTGTGGAATGAGCGGTGGCGCCGGGGAGGTGAAGGAGGGGGAGAGGACCGGCAAGGTGGCCGGTCGGATCACGTTCCGCACGCTTCAGCTGAAGCCCATGTTCACGGCGTACGTCCAGGGGGTCATCGACGCGTTCGAGAAGCAGTATCCGGACGCGAAGGTCAAGTGGGAGGACGTGCCGGGCGACGGCTACAACGAGAAGATCGTCGCTGATGCCCAGGCCGGCGCCCTCCCCGACGTCGTCAACCTCTCGACCGACTCCTTCCAGCTCCTCGGCGACCGCGGCATGCTGGCCGACGTGGCCAAGCTCGACCCCGAGGTGGCCAAGGACTACGTCCCCGGCGCCTGGGAGCAGTTCAAGCTGCCCGGCAAGGGGGACAGCGTGTTCGCGTACCCCTGGTACGTGACCCCGGAGATCCTCACGTACAACAAGGACCTCTTCGAGAAGGCCGGTCTCGACCCGGCCAAGCCGCCGACCAGCGTCGAGCAGTTCTTCGACTACGCCGAGCAGATCGCCGCCACGTCCGGGGGCAAGTACTCCGCCTTCATGGCCGATCCCAAGGGCCGGCTGCCCGGGGACTGGCAGAAGATGGGCATCCCGATCCTGAACGGGAAGCAGGACCGGTTCACCTTCGACACCGACAAGGCCGTCGCGTGGGTCGAGCGGATGAAGGACCTGTACGCCAAGGGCGCCATGCCCAAGGAGTCCCTGCTCAAGCAGGACGACATCAACCAGCTCTACGGCGGCGGCAAGATCGTGTTCGGCCCCGGCTCCCCGGGCTTCGTCAAGGACATCAAGCAGAACGCCCCGCAGATCTACGCGAACACGCAGGTGGCCAACGCCGTCACCGGGCAGCTCGGCCACATCGGCATCTACGCCCAGTCGCTCGGCATCAAGAAGGACACCCGGCACATGGACGCGGCGACCGAGTTCGCCAAGTGGCTCACCAACGGCCCCAACCAGGTGCAGTTCTCGAAGCAGGCCACCATCTACCCCTCCAACGCCATCGGCCTAGCCGATCCCTTCTTCGCCGACAGGGGCGACGGCAAGGACGCGGAGACGGTGGCCCGCGCCGTCGGCGCCGAACAGCTCAAGACCGCGGGACTCGACGCCAACACCCCCGTCCAGTGGACCAACCAGGTCGGCGACGCGGTCGTGCGCGAGATGCAGAAGGCCATCAAGGGCGAGCAGGACGCCAAGACGGCGGTGAAGAAGGCGCAGGAGGAGGCGAACAAGCTGCTCGCCAAGACGGCGCAGCAGTGA
- a CDS encoding universal stress protein: MQTDSAGTLPARPVLAAVDGSEHSLRTLDWALDTARTRGAALHVAHVRPDSPRGHAPGESLVPPPDWDTDPVLGVVRDRLAGREDLPPVTYVSRDGTPSATLTELAAGAQLLVMGSRGLGGFASLLLGSNSRVCAAQAPCPVVVVPHSARLVTQEPGAGTPGGERRVVLGLAPGETSEDVVDFAFAEARRRGAVLQAVSTHLVPLSSLTLVGSLVAERGGGYPPGAVGAEATEAARELAEDQRTRLQPYLTRHYPDVTVEAVVTPGDPAGRLVTASQQADLIVVGRHRRRLRANSLLMGSVSNAVLLHALCPVAVVPVRG; encoded by the coding sequence ATGCAGACCGACTCGGCAGGTACCCTCCCCGCCAGGCCCGTCCTGGCCGCGGTGGACGGCTCGGAACACAGCCTGAGGACCCTGGACTGGGCCCTCGACACCGCCCGCACGCGTGGAGCGGCGCTCCACGTGGCACACGTACGGCCGGACTCCCCGCGGGGCCACGCCCCCGGGGAGTCGCTCGTACCGCCGCCCGACTGGGACACCGATCCGGTGCTGGGGGTGGTACGGGACCGGCTGGCGGGCCGGGAGGACCTGCCGCCCGTCACCTACGTGTCCCGCGACGGAACCCCCTCCGCCACCCTGACCGAACTCGCGGCGGGAGCGCAGCTCCTGGTCATGGGCTCGCGCGGACTCGGCGGCTTCGCCAGCCTCCTGCTCGGCTCCAACAGCCGGGTGTGCGCGGCCCAGGCGCCCTGCCCGGTCGTGGTCGTCCCGCACAGCGCGCGGCTCGTCACCCAGGAGCCCGGAGCGGGGACCCCGGGCGGCGAACGCCGAGTCGTCCTGGGCCTGGCACCCGGCGAAACCTCCGAGGACGTCGTCGACTTCGCCTTCGCGGAGGCCCGCCGCCGGGGCGCGGTGCTCCAGGCCGTCTCCACGCACCTGGTCCCGCTGTCCTCGCTCACCCTGGTCGGCTCCCTCGTCGCGGAACGCGGCGGCGGCTACCCGCCGGGCGCGGTCGGCGCCGAGGCCACCGAAGCGGCCCGGGAACTCGCCGAGGACCAGCGCACCCGGCTCCAGCCGTACCTGACCAGGCACTACCCCGACGTCACCGTCGAAGCGGTGGTCACCCCGGGCGACCCGGCCGGCCGCCTGGTCACCGCCTCCCAGCAGGCCGACCTCATCGTGGTGGGCCGCCACCGCCGCCGCCTGCGCGCCAACTCCCTCCTGATGGGCTCGGTGTCCAACGCGGTACTCCTGCACGCCCTGTGCCCGGTGGCGGTGGTTCCCGTACGCGGCTAG
- a CDS encoding universal stress protein has translation MSQNTEPLIVVGVDGSNHSKEALRWAVAQAKAIGGRVHAVMSWQWNTNPFGVSPAEQTELVHAEDAARQKLADTVAEAVGTSPGVPVFRRVEQGAPAQVLVEASKEAALTVVGTRGYGGIKGALLGSVSQQVVQYAASTVVVVREDGSA, from the coding sequence GTGAGCCAGAACACCGAGCCTCTGATCGTCGTCGGCGTGGACGGTTCGAACCACTCGAAGGAGGCCCTGCGCTGGGCCGTGGCCCAGGCGAAGGCCATCGGCGGCCGCGTGCACGCCGTGATGAGCTGGCAGTGGAACACCAACCCCTTCGGCGTCAGCCCGGCCGAGCAGACCGAGCTGGTCCACGCCGAGGACGCGGCCCGGCAGAAGCTCGCGGACACCGTGGCGGAGGCGGTCGGCACCTCGCCGGGCGTTCCGGTCTTCCGCCGGGTGGAGCAGGGCGCGCCCGCGCAGGTGCTGGTGGAGGCCTCGAAGGAAGCGGCGCTGACGGTCGTCGGCACCCGCGGCTACGGCGGCATCAAGGGCGCGCTGCTGGGCTCGGTGAGCCAGCAGGTGGTGCAGTACGCGGCCAGTACGGTCGTCGTGGTCCGCGAGGACGGCTCCGCCTGA
- a CDS encoding serine/threonine dehydratase, with amino-acid sequence MEQQLDAVQLAPVQPYAVPLDAVPLDYAAVRAAAGRIAGAVRPVAVIPAGGGISYALEYLQHTGSFKARGARNFLVAHRAAGTLPDAGVTIASGGNAGLACAWAARAEGVPATVFLPATAPRVKVERLRGYGADVRLVGDRYAQALAACREFAAGSGALSSHAYDHPLIAAGAGTLLDEIRTALPGLDTVVVAVGGGGLFAGIATAAREHGVRVVAAEPENCRALNAALEAGRLVDVPVDSVASDSLGATRVSADALAAVREPNAVSVLVPDVAITAARRALWDEHRIVVEAGAATALAAVRTAPGPLGERVAVVLCGANTDPADLGAAPA; translated from the coding sequence ATGGAACAGCAGCTCGACGCGGTGCAGCTCGCCCCGGTGCAGCCTTACGCAGTGCCGCTCGACGCGGTGCCGCTCGACTACGCCGCCGTGCGCGCCGCAGCCGGCCGGATCGCCGGGGCCGTGCGCCCCGTCGCGGTGATACCGGCGGGAGGAGGGATCTCGTACGCCCTGGAGTACCTCCAGCACACCGGCTCCTTCAAGGCGCGCGGTGCCCGCAACTTCCTCGTCGCCCACCGCGCCGCAGGCACCCTCCCCGACGCCGGGGTCACCATCGCCTCCGGCGGCAACGCCGGGCTCGCCTGCGCCTGGGCGGCCCGTGCCGAGGGCGTACCCGCCACCGTGTTCCTGCCGGCCACGGCCCCGCGCGTGAAGGTGGAACGACTGCGCGGCTACGGCGCCGACGTCCGGCTCGTCGGCGACCGGTACGCCCAAGCGCTCGCCGCCTGCCGGGAGTTCGCCGCCGGGAGCGGGGCGCTGAGCAGCCACGCGTACGACCATCCGCTCATCGCCGCGGGCGCCGGGACCCTGCTCGACGAGATCCGCACCGCCCTGCCCGGTCTGGACACGGTCGTCGTCGCGGTCGGCGGAGGCGGGCTGTTCGCCGGCATCGCGACCGCCGCGCGGGAACACGGCGTACGGGTCGTCGCGGCCGAGCCGGAGAACTGCCGGGCCCTGAACGCGGCCCTCGAAGCCGGCCGGCTGGTCGACGTCCCGGTGGACTCCGTGGCCTCCGACTCGCTCGGAGCCACCCGGGTCTCCGCGGACGCGCTGGCCGCCGTACGGGAGCCGAACGCCGTATCGGTCCTGGTCCCGGACGTAGCGATCACCGCCGCCCGGCGCGCGCTCTGGGACGAGCACCGCATCGTGGTCGAAGCGGGCGCGGCCACCGCCCTGGCGGCCGTACGCACCGCGCCCGGGCCGCTCGGCGAGCGGGTCGCCGTGGTGCTCTGCGGGGCCAACACCGACCCGGCGGACCTCGGCGCGGCGCCGGCCTGA
- a CDS encoding TetR family transcriptional regulator, whose product MPRRSAALDRATPAAIAAAALRILDEQGPAALSFRALAEQLDVSHATVQRRCTDLAGLLDLCTEHLAAQLPDIPAEVGWAEAAEQRFTALYRLLAAHPGLMILRGGRPWLGRQLLARLVEPALADSVAAGMTPAEAMTAYRRMYLLTLGSAAFVDHRDPAAATAASRGALAALDPAEFPVLSAGLADVLPALTDHEVYYGALRQLIEANRPAGA is encoded by the coding sequence ATGCCGAGAAGATCAGCCGCCCTGGACCGCGCCACACCCGCGGCCATCGCCGCCGCCGCCCTGCGGATCCTCGACGAGCAGGGGCCCGCCGCACTCAGCTTCCGCGCGCTCGCCGAGCAGCTCGACGTCTCGCACGCCACCGTCCAGCGCCGGTGCACCGACCTCGCCGGGCTGCTCGACCTCTGCACCGAACACCTCGCCGCCCAGCTGCCCGACATCCCGGCCGAGGTGGGCTGGGCCGAAGCCGCCGAGCAGCGGTTCACCGCCCTCTACCGGCTCCTCGCGGCGCACCCCGGGCTGATGATCCTGCGCGGCGGCCGCCCCTGGCTCGGCCGGCAGCTGCTCGCCCGGCTCGTGGAACCGGCGCTCGCCGACAGCGTGGCCGCCGGGATGACCCCCGCCGAGGCGATGACCGCGTACCGGCGGATGTACCTGCTGACCCTGGGCAGTGCGGCCTTCGTCGACCACCGGGACCCGGCTGCCGCCACCGCCGCCTCGCGCGGGGCGCTGGCCGCCCTGGACCCCGCCGAGTTCCCCGTGCTCTCGGCCGGGCTGGCCGACGTACTGCCCGCCCTGACCGACCACGAGGTGTACTACGGCGCCCTGCGCCAGCTGATCGAGGCGAACCGGCCCGCCGGAGCCTGA
- a CDS encoding alpha-galactosidase translates to MPPRLRASLPCLTAAALLALALCPAPAAAEPTATSDTPLALTPPMGWNNWAHYMCDIDEAKVVANADALVSTGLAAKGYDTVTIDDCWMTKSRDADGNLVVDTEKFPHGMAWLGAYLHARKLKFGIYQDAGSLTCERYPGSGSPEGGGPDHYARDARQFASWKVDYVKMDGCNLWVPEGKTKEQAYRDAYNSVARALRDSGRDMVLSASAPAYFQQGEWGGSDWHKVIDWVGETGQLWREGRDIKVYKPTAPDTSRWSSVLGNYGYNRWLGRYAGPGNWNDPDFLIAGAPGLTAAESRSQVGLWAMMAAPFILSSQVSELTPDGLAALGNTDLIALDQDPMGRQGTVVSSNATFDILVRPLANGDRAVAVLNRSGAARDIRVPLDELGLDSCTVEAKNLWNGESRELSETLTGTVAAHDTGVWRLTPHTGCAEAVPTGQIAGRGSGTSAACADGANTTGVGAVVMAACTGAPDQRWTVGRDSSLRLAGACLSAGEEGLVELADCSDGRQRRAAGQSWTPRRDGALVEDASGLCLTAPAPAAAPAEPGTPAERLRLTPCGDHQVDQAWALPV, encoded by the coding sequence GTGCCGCCTCGCCTGCGTGCGTCGCTCCCCTGTCTGACCGCGGCCGCCCTGCTCGCCCTCGCGCTCTGCCCCGCCCCGGCGGCGGCCGAGCCCACCGCGACGTCGGACACCCCGCTCGCGCTCACCCCGCCCATGGGCTGGAACAACTGGGCGCACTACATGTGCGATATCGACGAGGCCAAGGTCGTGGCGAACGCGGACGCGCTCGTGTCCACCGGCCTGGCCGCCAAGGGCTACGACACCGTCACCATCGACGACTGCTGGATGACCAAGAGCCGCGACGCCGACGGCAATCTGGTCGTCGACACGGAGAAGTTCCCGCACGGCATGGCCTGGCTCGGCGCGTACCTGCACGCCAGGAAGCTGAAGTTCGGCATCTACCAGGACGCCGGCTCCCTCACCTGCGAGCGCTACCCCGGCAGCGGCTCCCCCGAGGGCGGCGGCCCCGACCACTACGCCCGCGACGCCCGGCAGTTCGCCTCCTGGAAGGTGGACTACGTCAAGATGGACGGCTGCAACCTCTGGGTGCCCGAGGGCAAGACCAAGGAGCAGGCCTACCGGGACGCCTACAACTCGGTCGCCCGGGCACTGCGCGACAGCGGCCGGGACATGGTGCTGTCCGCCTCGGCGCCCGCCTACTTCCAGCAGGGCGAATGGGGTGGGTCGGACTGGCACAAGGTGATCGACTGGGTCGGCGAGACCGGCCAGCTGTGGCGCGAGGGCCGGGACATCAAGGTCTACAAGCCGACCGCCCCGGACACCTCGCGCTGGAGCTCGGTCCTGGGCAACTACGGCTACAACCGCTGGCTGGGCAGGTACGCCGGCCCCGGCAACTGGAACGACCCCGACTTCCTGATCGCGGGCGCCCCCGGACTCACCGCGGCGGAGAGCCGCAGCCAGGTCGGCCTGTGGGCCATGATGGCCGCGCCGTTCATCCTGTCCTCGCAGGTCTCCGAGCTCACCCCGGACGGCCTCGCCGCCCTGGGCAACACCGACCTGATCGCGCTGGACCAGGACCCGATGGGCCGCCAGGGCACGGTGGTCTCCTCGAACGCCACCTTCGACATCCTGGTGCGGCCGCTGGCCAACGGGGACCGCGCGGTCGCCGTGCTCAACCGGTCCGGCGCCGCCCGCGACATCCGCGTACCGCTCGACGAGCTCGGGCTGGACTCCTGCACCGTCGAGGCGAAGAACCTGTGGAACGGTGAATCCCGGGAGCTGTCCGAGACGTTGACCGGAACGGTGGCCGCGCACGACACGGGTGTCTGGCGGCTCACCCCGCACACCGGCTGCGCCGAGGCCGTGCCCACCGGGCAGATCGCCGGCCGCGGCTCCGGTACGAGCGCCGCCTGCGCCGACGGGGCGAACACCACCGGCGTCGGCGCCGTCGTGATGGCCGCCTGTACGGGCGCACCCGACCAGCGCTGGACCGTGGGCCGGGACAGCAGCCTGCGCCTGGCCGGAGCCTGCCTGTCGGCGGGCGAGGAGGGCCTAGTGGAGCTGGCCGACTGCTCGGACGGGCGGCAGCGCCGCGCGGCGGGCCAGAGCTGGACGCCCCGCCGGGACGGAGCCCTGGTCGAGGACGCGAGCGGGCTCTGCCTGACGGCGCCCGCCCCCGCGGCGGCCCCCGCCGAGCCGGGCACCCCCGCCGAGCGGCTGCGGCTGACGCCCTGCGGCGACCACCAGGTCGACCAGGCGTGGGCCCTGCCGGTCTGA
- a CDS encoding alpha-N-acetylglucosaminidase, with amino-acid sequence MPVPLPHRARAARRVRRRVTLAALPAALLTLAVAGAAPGATAPAAGATAPAAQSPTRSPAPAPAPSPARAGAGHGAAAPPARPRVFDSAPARASLQRLLPRHAGQFTLVPDAAAGPDTFTVSGTAGAITVRGSTGATLLTGVGWYLQHVAGADIGWPGDSIGLLPAELPAVPSPVTRSAQVAHRYALNDTDDGYSGPYRTFEEHQRQIDLLALHGINEVFVQVGAEYPYYRALQQFGYSAEELREWIPGPGHQSWWLLQNLSGFGGPVSEELMRGRAELGGRIAEQLRGLGMTPVLPGYFGTVPPAFAGRNPGAVTVPQGDWAGFERPDWLDPVSPPFARLAAAYYAEQRAVFGDSTMYRMSPLHEGGQTGSVDVKTAAGAVQQALWAAHPGALWAVLGWQDDPTKELLAGVDTSKLLILDGLSDRYNRLDRETRWGGTSYAIGSIYNFGGHTTIGANTSVWIDRYQSWRAKPDSALTGIAYLPEATGTNPAAFDLFTDLAWEPGPVDQQKWFADFASRRYGAPDAKAAAAWEELRKGPYSTSSGLWSESQDSLFSARPSLTAVGSAYWSPKAMRYQAGSVRRALDHLLGVDPRLRGSSAYRFDLVDTARQALANHSRVLLPQIKAAYDARDLALFRRLTADWAHREKQLDALVGSDPNFLLGSWLSAARAHGADAAEQDRYEYDARSILSVWGRQSTSEGGFLHDYANREWSGLISELYARRWSSYFASLEDALVRRAAPRAIDWHAFEEDWAKLTTRHPARPSGDPYTLASGIAATLPEVN; translated from the coding sequence ATGCCGGTCCCCCTCCCCCACCGCGCCCGGGCCGCCCGGCGGGTGCGCCGCCGGGTCACCCTGGCCGCGCTGCCCGCGGCCCTGCTGACCCTGGCCGTCGCCGGGGCGGCCCCCGGAGCGACCGCTCCCGCCGCCGGGGCGACGGCTCCCGCGGCCCAGTCCCCCACCCGGTCCCCCGCCCCGGCCCCCGCCCCGTCACCCGCGCGGGCCGGGGCGGGACACGGCGCGGCGGCGCCCCCGGCCCGGCCGCGGGTCTTCGACTCCGCCCCCGCGCGGGCCTCGCTGCAGCGGCTGCTGCCGCGCCACGCGGGGCAGTTCACGCTGGTGCCCGACGCAGCGGCCGGGCCCGACACCTTCACCGTGTCCGGGACGGCCGGCGCGATCACCGTCCGGGGCTCCACCGGCGCCACCCTGCTCACCGGGGTCGGCTGGTACCTCCAGCACGTCGCCGGAGCCGACATCGGCTGGCCCGGCGACAGCATCGGCCTGCTGCCCGCCGAGCTGCCTGCGGTGCCCTCCCCGGTCACCCGCAGCGCGCAGGTGGCGCACCGGTACGCGCTGAACGACACCGACGACGGGTACTCCGGCCCGTACCGCACCTTCGAGGAGCACCAGCGGCAGATCGACCTGCTCGCCCTGCACGGCATCAACGAGGTGTTCGTGCAGGTCGGTGCCGAGTACCCGTACTACCGGGCGCTCCAGCAGTTCGGCTACTCCGCCGAGGAGCTGCGGGAGTGGATCCCCGGTCCGGGCCACCAGAGCTGGTGGCTGCTGCAGAACCTGAGCGGCTTCGGCGGTCCGGTGTCCGAGGAACTGATGCGCGGGCGGGCCGAGTTGGGCGGCAGGATCGCCGAACAGCTGCGCGGCCTCGGCATGACCCCGGTGCTGCCGGGCTATTTCGGGACGGTGCCGCCGGCCTTCGCGGGACGCAACCCGGGCGCCGTGACGGTCCCGCAGGGCGACTGGGCGGGCTTCGAACGGCCCGACTGGCTGGACCCGGTGTCGCCGCCCTTCGCCCGGCTGGCCGCCGCGTACTACGCGGAGCAGCGCGCGGTGTTCGGGGACAGCACGATGTACCGGATGAGCCCGCTGCACGAGGGCGGGCAGACCGGCTCGGTGGACGTGAAGACGGCCGCCGGGGCGGTGCAGCAGGCCCTGTGGGCGGCCCATCCGGGTGCACTGTGGGCGGTGCTGGGCTGGCAGGACGATCCGACCAAGGAGCTGCTGGCCGGGGTGGACACCTCGAAGCTGCTGATCCTGGACGGACTCTCCGACCGCTACAACCGGCTGGACCGCGAGACCCGTTGGGGCGGGACCTCGTACGCCATCGGCTCGATCTACAACTTCGGCGGGCACACGACGATCGGCGCCAACACCTCGGTGTGGATCGACCGGTACCAGTCCTGGCGGGCCAAGCCCGACAGCGCGCTGACCGGCATCGCCTACCTGCCCGAGGCGACCGGGACCAATCCGGCGGCCTTCGACCTCTTCACCGACCTGGCCTGGGAGCCCGGCCCCGTCGACCAGCAGAAGTGGTTCGCGGACTTCGCGAGCCGGCGGTACGGAGCCCCGGACGCCAAGGCCGCCGCGGCCTGGGAGGAGCTGCGCAAGGGCCCGTACAGCACCTCCTCGGGGCTGTGGTCGGAGTCCCAGGACAGCCTGTTCAGCGCCCGGCCGAGCCTGACAGCGGTGGGGTCGGCCTACTGGAGCCCCAAGGCGATGCGGTACCAGGCCGGTTCGGTGCGCCGGGCCCTGGACCACCTGCTCGGGGTGGACCCCCGGCTGCGCGGCTCCAGCGCCTACCGCTTCGACCTGGTGGACACCGCCCGGCAGGCCCTCGCCAACCACTCGCGGGTGCTGCTGCCGCAGATCAAGGCGGCCTACGATGCCCGGGACCTGGCCCTGTTCCGCCGGCTGACCGCCGACTGGGCCCATCGGGAGAAGCAGTTGGACGCGCTCGTCGGCTCCGATCCGAACTTCCTGCTCGGATCCTGGCTGTCGGCGGCCCGCGCGCACGGCGCGGACGCGGCCGAGCAGGACCGGTACGAGTACGACGCCCGCTCGATCCTCAGCGTGTGGGGGCGGCAGAGCACCAGCGAGGGCGGCTTCCTGCACGACTACGCGAACCGTGAATGGAGCGGCCTGATCAGCGAGTTGTACGCCCGGCGGTGGTCCTCCTACTTCGCCTCGCTGGAGGACGCATTGGTGCGGCGCGCCGCACCGAGGGCGATCGACTGGCACGCCTTCGAGGAGGACTGGGCCAAGCTCACCACGCGCCACCCGGCGCGGCCGAGCGGTGACCCGTACACCTTGGCGAGCGGCATCGCCGCCACCCTTCCCGAGGTCAACTGA